The genomic DNA AAAACTGCACATTGCGGAGCTTGGAAACGCCTGTGCACAAGGCCACTGTCAGCCTGACGTTAAGGCCGCGGGCCTGACCCCGCCGCCGCCGACGCCCTCCTCACGACAGCCCTGCGCTGGCTGCCCTCATATGCTAGTGCGCATGCTCCGACCACGCCCATTGTGTCACAGAATGTCTCCCGGGCAACCCCTGACGCGCTGGGGAGGAGCTGGATGCTGAGTGCGCGGAGTGGAGCTCAGAGCTTGGAACTGCGGAGCGGAGCAGTGGCTGAGCTGCTGAGCAGTGGAGCGGAGACGTCTGCCGAGAGGCGCTGAGCGTGCCCTTTTGACAGGCTGGAGACTTTCTTGACTATGGACGTTGAAGATAAACCATATTTTTCTAGTTTAGAGGAGGAAACTGCTTTCTGGAAGGAACTTTCCTTCAAGTATAAACAAAGATTCCAGGAAACTCTGGATGAGCTACTTGAATTCcaggaaagaagcagagaatTAGAAGCAGAGTTGGAGGCAGAGTTAGAACTGGCTGAACAAAGTAAGAGAGACTTGCAAGCTGATAACCAAAGACTGAAATACGAAGTGGAGGCATTAAAGGAGAAGCTAGAACATCAGCATGCACAAAGCTCCAAGCAGGTCACAATATTAGAGGATGATTTAAGTCAGACTCGGGAGGTTAAGGAGCAGTTGCAGAAGTACGTGAGAGAGCTGGAGCAAGCCAAGGATGACCTGGAGCGCGCACAAAGGGCAACAGTAGTTTCACTGGAAGAGTCTGAACAAAGGCTAGATGAGGCCCTCGAAAGAAATGCATATTTAGAAAGCgaacttgatgaaatggaatcttcgttggtctctgtgcagaacttaaaggatgaagtaagaGAGTTAAAACAAGAACTAGCAGCTCGGGAAAGAGAAGAACTAACCAGAAAGAAAACTCTAGACTCTGAAAAGAGGGATTCTGCTGTGCAAGTGTCACTTTCTTTGCCAGCCACTCCTGTTGCCAAAGGAGTGGAAAACAGTTTTCCTTCACCCAAAGCTATACCAAACCATTTTGGTATGAGCCCACTAACTCCTGCCAGTACATCGGCACTAAACATGGGGAAGGATCTCTTATGGAAGGTAGTATGGGCATTCGTATCAAAATTAACAGACTGCAGGAATTTTCCAGAGTTCCAAGCATCACGAAAATCCTGTATTACAGGGAATTATAGCTGGTTTGATAATCGGCTACAGCAAAAAGCTCTGTTGATCAGGGCATTCGCCTTTGTTTAATAAAGGGGCAGTGAACTACTTTGACCAGCTGCTCCTCCACTTGGACTGGGCCCCTTGCACCCATTGTTGGCCCCAGATGTGCTGCCTCTCAGTCTGTGTGAACACCCCCGCCTCCAGGTGGGTGCTCCTGCCCTCTCAACAATCCATGGAGAAGGGGTCAGTTCTGTAAAGCTACTTATCACACCATATTTCATCTTTCTGAgccttgtctatttttttcttttcccccatcaccaattgTCTGGGCTTACACCACCCAAATAAAGGTGCGTTATCTAAACTTTTTATCTTAAACTCAGGGTCTACTTTCTTAAGAACCTAGGCCAATACAGTTGAAAAGTCCCTTTCCCAATGCCTAAAATATGTATTCAGAATTTActactcattttctcttctatgaGATCATATACACtgttatttacctttttttttctgtgaaatttattgtttccacattgaaagattttttttaggggaaaaaaatccattagGAACTCATTCTGCTCTCAGGCCATTAAACTTAGCTGTCTTGCCCATCAGTTCATAAAACTGAGCTGTGAATGACCCCAGCAACTTCTAAGTCATCTCGTTATGCCAcagcaaaacaagaaaaagaaaaatggccagCAACTGTGCTtaattctgattaaaaaatactAGCAACTATGATTCTCAACATTTGCTTAAATGAGTTGTAATAAATCTTAAAACActttttataattacaaaattagTTAAAGAAAACTTGAAGCTATAACAGTGATCGGTAGCAggtatgttttgttttcctttaataatAAATGGCTTTTGTGCTTTTACTTAGAGTCAAAAAAGCAAGGTATGGCTGTCAAAAACACGTCAATTTGAAAAATGACAGAAACATGTTATCATTCCTTATTAGAAAGGTTCTCAAGCGGTCattacacattttaatttttcacttaaaagaGGAGATAGTAATTTTTATGCTTAAAAACCTCAtttaattgttcattttctttaaatcttcATAGAGAACTTATTATCTTTATCAAAATCAAATGTTATTCTTCTCCTTTCTAATTATCAATGCCTTTAAAAAGGCAAATCATGTTAAGTATAAATTATCAGCTTTATAACATATTCTAATCTTTTTCCAAAAGTTGAAAAGTAAACCTTCCATGGTAGAGGACAAATCAATATCAAacttctggtttttaaaatcctCCCAACATTTacgttgccaggcagctgcatctagggaggcctctccctgtgtactaggtgaaacctcaataTGAATTAGGGCTGGGGGAGGTTCTTGGCTCTGAACAAGAATTCTTGAACAAGTTGAATGAGtataggtgaggaaggaattcattaaagggaGAGTAGAAGTGAGTGGCAGCTGCTTTGCTGGCAGCAAaaggcaaggaagaacagagggaggaaagggaaactcACTGAacccctgctcagcatagggcaaatcccttgccaactcctgaagccagggtcacctggcatccagtgcctGCTTGAAATCTGCactgcatgggaactaagcccctataaccccaggatttggaggagccacagagcactggatggagtgagttcatgttctgagaacttcccaaaggcaaagaaggaaGATTTTTGGTCAGGCTACTAAGaagcatgattgtacagctgcagtcctgtctgggtcacccaggtgatgggaacttgcaaaccCAAATCAGATTTGCGCTTTCTTACTTGACTGAAGTAGGATAGAGAGAGTGAAAACTTGTGCTTAAGTGTATacaactgaatgaaatagcaaagtgacattgccacttaccactggaagagcgcagagacaaaatgtagtaagtgagcagtgagaagtctttatctaagggaaaaagtacacactgaaagaaaggggagtgcaccTCACTCAGAGAGGTGGTGGGCTCAACTGCTTAGGATTCTCTTTTAAGGCCTTCAAGAATGGGacaaagggtgggggtggggggcccagAAGGTGTAGGCttcacatgtggtctcatgatgtctgtctccagtgagagGCATGTCACCATCCATaatctgtcctctagatattctgtaagataagctTAACCCAAGggatttcttgatcctgttctgcAAGATAGTGGGTAACCTCAAGCAGTGAGGACATGCCATTTAGGAGTGCTGGTGCTGCTTTAATACAGGGTCAGTTATTGTCTGATTATCATAAAACATTTTAGGAATCCTGCCTCCTAACTacctcgtttttaaaatgggatcttagccttaagatggagtttctcctcttcttcctatactatttatatctcagcatttttaatcataggcaggaaatattaatcatgatgcttcccCCATGtccctttccttcctcatttatgcatatttataaaggaatgagaaatataaaggaatgaaaagattacagaaaaaataaaaactatagcaAAGCAGTATTTCTATGGAGAATATCATCATGGAgaggttttctttcctctttcagttCTGAACTAGGAGCATGACCTACTTCTTAAAGGGCTGGAATTCCCCTCTTGCTCGAAGATGATAAATGATACTATTTAACATTACATATTCAATTTTCTGATGGTCACATTCCCTTAAATAGGTAtctggtaaaagaaaaaaaacattttgcatgtaaactttcttcttagaaaaatTATAGCTGACATTTGCTGTTTGTTACAACAGATATTTAGTTAAATGTTTCATGTGAGAATCTTGTTTACCACTCATAACAGCCTTATGAACTTGGTACCAGTGCTATCTGTGCTTTATAGGTGAATTGAGATCAAGAGAGGTTAAGAGAAAGAAGCCCAGTCAAACTGATGACAAGGGGCTGTACGCCTAACCTCAGCTACTTCTTCCCATAGCAGTGCACAAAGGAAGGGCACCTCGTGGAAGAGCAGTAACTCATAATTTAAGCGGAATTCTAGGATGACCAAGAACTCCTTCCAACTCCACAAACGATGTAGAGGTCACTCCCCCACTGGAAGGCATAAATCCATATAGACCATTAGGCGAAATCTTCAGTTAACTTACAATATAACCCAGCCAGGGACACACTGGGCCTGATAGGGAGGAAAGACACTGCATACTAGTGGAGTTGAAAAACCTAGTCAGCTGCTAGCAGCCAGAGCAGGGAGACCTTGCATACACTGGACTTGATTCTGAGGGTATAAGATCGAGGGGAGTGGAGTATTCAATTGGCTGAGAGAAGTCTGTCTCTTTGGGAGCACTCTCCTCAGGTACAGCATGCATCACCTAGCAAGGACCAGGGAGAGGTTGCAGGCACACTACTAGGATGGCTCCTAGAAGGAAGGAGTCACTGATGGTCCATACTAAGTGAGAAATGTCAGAACTGATGACCAATGGTGTAAGAAGGGATTAAATCCTCAGGGAAGTGTGGGTGCTAAATGTGGATTATGATGTAATTCTTATTCTGTCAATAGCTCAAAGGTCATTCATATGATGCCATTGTGTCCCTATAACACACTAGCAGACATCCATCACTCCACACCACCACTCATCAAACAGCAATATTGTGATTGCTGGTTTATTTTCATAAGACAAAAGTGTGGATTTATGCACTAGTTGGATGCTTCTTTGAGGCTAAGAATTCTATTTTCATCTTTTGCCAACACAGAATAAAGCCTGGTACATGGTAATAAGCTAGAATGAAAATAAGAACCAGACAGACTTACGTTAATAGAGCATTTACTATTTGTCAACTGCTATGAACTGCATATTtgttttcccccaccccccaaatatGTATGCTGAACTCCTAACCCTTAATCTGATGGTAGTAGGACATGGGATCATAAGAGTGGAGTGTTTAtaaatggaattagtgcccttctAAGAGGAGATTTCAGAGAGCTTGTTCTCTCTGTGAGTTCTCTGTCAtttgagaataaaacaagaagTTAACCATCTGCAACCAGGAAGTTCGTTCTCACTAGACACAGGATctaccagcaccttgatcttggactttccaggctccagaaccacaagaaatacatgtttgctgtataaaccacccagtctaaCACATCTTTGTTGCAACAGTCCAAACTGACTAAAGCACCAACTACTGGACTAATTCCTGGAAGATGATTTCATCCTGAAAACCCTGATATATATTTTGTTGTTGGCAAGGAaaaaatttcctctacccttcattATCAAGCTGGTCTAGGAATCACATTGAcaggagacagattaacaggacaaaaaccaaagtttaattaCGCACCTTCAGGAAATTTATAGATGTAGATTCCAAATACAGGGAGAGTGAGGTGTATATGTCATCTTGAACTAAGGAGAAtggggtaggggtctgagactttAGAGGAAAAGGGAAGCCATTCACAGGGAtataaaagagtaaatatttgggaAACAAATGTTTCCTGGGACACACAGAAATAATACAATTTAGAAAGGAATTTTAACGAATTTAGCCACATTCCTCCCCCGTCCACCATGCCAGCCTCACATTACAATGTAATTATGTCTGGGGATAGCTCTTCCTGGAGCAGTTCCTCCATCTGAATTCTTTGTATGCAGTTAAGAGAGAGGAATGTCAAAGTGTCTCTCTGAGTCTTTCAGGCCTTTATTGTTTTCAAC from Manis pentadactyla isolate mManPen7 chromosome 9, mManPen7.hap1, whole genome shotgun sequence includes the following:
- the LOC130684904 gene encoding nuclear distribution protein nudE-like 1, which translates into the protein MDVEDKPYFSSLEEETAFWKELSFKYKQRFQETLDELLEFQERSRELEAELEAELELAEQSKRDLQADNQRLKYEVEALKEKLEHQHAQSSKQVTILEDDLSQTREVKEQLQKYVRELEQAKDDLERAQRATVVSLEESEQRLDEALERNAYLESELDEMESSLVSVQNLKDEVRELKQELAAREREELTRKKTLDSEKRDSAVQVSLSLPATPVAKGVENSFPSPKAIPNHFGMSPLTPASTSALNMGKDLLWKVVWAFVSKLTDCRNFPEFQASRKSCITGNYSWFDNRLQQKALLIRAFAFV